In one Drosophila pseudoobscura strain MV-25-SWS-2005 chromosome X, UCI_Dpse_MV25, whole genome shotgun sequence genomic region, the following are encoded:
- the LOC4815471 gene encoding putative inositol monophosphatase 3: MCLTSSESSSKMNGRSIRINRVPATIFAILLTIVLVYFLNFHQEERPAIYGKLRSDNPNRVNLRKMLIAAIQASQRGGLEVLDVARSRQLKERSKGQTDEGVNDPFTDADGRSHCVMKQGLQRIFPRVRIFSEEDKEHCKESHSYDLDPTVLHETAQVPDVSVNAQDVTVWVDPLDATKEFTEELYEYVTTMVCVAVAGRPVIGVIHSPFNGQTAWAWVGNSMSEYLAGLHPPHGQENELPIITVSRSHTAGAKDLARGIFGEQVNLLTAAGAGYKVLQVVANNATAYLHTSKIKKWDICAGDAILHALGGTMTTLNDQQIRYGPDESPVNTEGLLATLEKHDKYMDQLVKYRTAHNGQLT; this comes from the exons ATGTGCTTAACCAGCAGCGAGAGCAGCAGTAAGATGAACGGACGCTCCATACGCATCAATCGGGTGCCAGCCACCATTTTCGCCATCCTGCTGACCATTGTGCTGGTCTACTTTCTGAACTTCCACCAGGAGGAGCGGCCGGCCATCTATGGCAAGCTGCGCAGCGACAATCCCAACCGGGTGAACCTGCGCAAGATGCTGATCGCCGCCATCCAGGCTTCGCAGCGCGGCGGTCTCGAGGTGCTCGACGTGGCTCGCTCCCGGCAGCTGAAAGAGCGGAGCAAGGGCCAAACGGACGAAGGCGTAAACGATCCGTTTACCGATGCCGACGGTCGTTCGCACTGCGTCATGAAGCAGGGCCTGCAGCGCATATTTCCACGTGTCCGCATATTCTCAGAGGAGGACAAGGAGCACTGCAAAGAGTCGCACAGCTACGATCTGGATCCCACGGTCCTGCATGAGACCGCCCAGGTGCCGGACGTGTCTGTCAATGCCCAGGATGTCACAGTCTGGGTGGATCCTTTGGATGCTACCAAGGAGTTTACTg AGGAGCTGTACGAGTATGTCACCACCATGGTGTgcgtggccgtggccggtcGTCCCGTGATTGGGGTTATCCACAGCCCCTTTAATGGCCAGACTGCATGGGCCTGGGTGGGTAACTCCATGTCCGAATATCTCGCAGGACTTCATCCGCCGCATGGCCAGGAGAATGAGTTGCCCATCATCACCGTTTCGCGCTCGCACACCGCCGGTGCCAAGGATCTAGCCCGCGGCATCTTTGGGGAGCAGGTCAATCTGCTGACGGCCGCCGGGGCCGGGTACAAGGTGCTCCAGGTGGTGGCTAACAATGCGACCGCCTACCTGCACACCTCAAAGATCAAGAAGTGGGATATCTGTGCCGGAGATGCCATACTGCACGCCCTGGGCGGCACCATGACCACTCTCAACGACCAACAGATCCGCTACGGCCCGGATGAGTCGCCGGTTAACACGGAGGGACTGCTGGCCACTCTGGAGAAGCACGACAAGTACATGGACCAGCTGGTCAAGTACCGCACTGCGCACAACGGCCAGTTAACGTAG
- the LOC4815650 gene encoding pleckstrin homology domain-containing family A member 8, translated as MSASAARIQFKALKGFPGNAADKIETRAFLDAALEIVTVIETFGKLFTPVINDMNGNIDKLSRVYGENVLKHHYLEDMIVLNIKGENVAPNALLWLKRGLQLICIFFENIYNDDQKQEALKHHLQNAYERTLKQYHGFIVQSTIKIIYAWVPTRKQLLGQGEDQEENLVVMSDYLPTMRAQLNKIDALLKAHNLDEAPH; from the exons ATGAGCGCATCAGCAGCACGCATACAATTCAAGGCGCTGAAGGGATTTCCGGGCAATGCCGCCGATAAGATCGAAACTCGAGCGTTCCTCGACGCCGCCCTAGAGATAGTGACAGTTATAG AAACCTTTGGCAAGCTATTTACGCCCGTGATTAACGACATGAATGGAAATATAGAT AAATTAAGCAGAGTCTACGGCGAGAATGTGCTCAAGCACCATTATCTGGAGGATATGATCGTCCTGAATATAAAGGGGGAGAACGTGGCCCCCAATGCCCTGCTCTGGCTGAAGCGGGGCCTCCAGCTGATTTGCATCTTCTTCGAGAACATCTACAACGATGACCAGAAGCAGGAGGCGCTCAAGCATCATCTGCAGAATGCCTACGAGCGCACCCTGAAGCAGTACCACGGTTTTATCGTGCAGAGTACCATTAAG ATCATTTACGCATGGGTACCCACACGCAAGCAGCTGCTCGGTCAGGGCGAGGATCAGGAGGAGAACCTCGTTGTCATGTCCGACTACTTGCCCACCATGCGGGCCCAGTTGAACAAGATAGATGCACTGCTCAAGGCTCACAACCTAGATGAAGCGCCCCACTAG
- the LOC4815795 gene encoding uncharacterized protein, with amino-acid sequence MNSSVTGCKRIHSIEVEQLQDSEEVQHSFLLIKGRLEPKCSAAKQLKATLELRDESLEQLTQLSSAGEFKLLFDLHKGERERQEEPAVTSRACLLQLRSCSGSRLIRFTYKPRSSPYRVQPLYIVCQDEKEEEQEQEQETNARSDHSARCSLIDLNLRLVQCIYAHKLHAAGFANRTFTLNGPCRLFRSQLTTEETLAKTEDELWQHFAGEILSCAQWGQQLHLKFVAFVACTRYDGAAVAASGDLSYANIRRHLRGHAALGGGGLALFGSAHFYSWPRSFAEIGDCVRSAERVDVARLPDESNYRRTYGGVYASTLGAVCHELGHCFDLGHTLNGVMGQGFDYLNRVLTVDQVTEHLPQRIVDQSYSSATLPAAGAAAGTNTRSRLTQLKLKQPSSQLLDNYHGQRRNDSFYFARNCAVILAHHRWLSPNPPCATETAAAIHLSKASREIVSSTPLRLVELRCNLNSLVAHYEELCAGDKQQQEHRFQLPASLWHLLAEQRTHYVFVLTASGDTKRLACDDAEAEADSH; translated from the coding sequence ATGAATAGCAGCGTCACTGGCTGCAAGCGCATCCACAGCATCGAAGTCGAGCAACTACAGGACTCTGAAGAGGTGCAGCACAGTTTTCTGCTGATCAAGGGCCGGCTGGAGCCCAAGTGCAGCGCGGCCAAGCAGCTAAAAGCGACCCTCGAGCTGCGCGACGAGTCGCTGGAACAGCTGACGCAGTTGTCCAGCGCTGGGGAGTTCAAGCTCCTCTTTGATTTGCacaaaggagagagagagaggcaggagGAGCCTGCAGTGACCTCCAGAGCCTGCCTCCTGCAGCTGCGCTCTTGCAGCGGCTCGAGGCTGATTCGATTCACCTACAAGCCACGCAGCAGCCCCTACCGTGTGCAGCCCCTTTACATAGTGTGCCAGGAcgaaaaggaggaggagcaggagcaggagcaggaaacAAACGCACGTTCAGATCACTCTGCCCGCTGCTCACTTATCGATCTTAATCTGCGACTGGTGCAGTGCATTTACGCCCACAAATTGCACGCGGCCGGGTTTGCCAATCGCACCTTTACCCTTAACGGCCCCTGTCGCCTCTTCCGCAGCCAACTGACTACCGAAGAGACCCTCGCCAAGACCGAGGACGAGCTGTGGCAGCACTTTGCCGGGGAGATCCTCTCCTGTGCGCAGTGGGGCCAGCAGCTACACCTCAAGTTTGTCGCGTTTGTGGCCTGCACGCGGTACGACGGCGCGGCAGTAGCGGCCAGCGGAGACCTCTCGTACGCGAACATCCGGCGACACTTGCGCGGCCACGCCGCATTGGGGGGCGGAGGATTGGCCCTCTTCGGGAGCGCGCACTTCTATTCCTGGCCGCGATCATTCGCGGAGATCGGAGACTGCGTGCGCAGCGCAGAGCGAGTGGACGTCGCGCGGCTGCCGGACGAAAGCAACTACCGACGCACCTACGGTGGCGTCTACGCCAGCACCCTGGGCGCCGTCTGCCACGAGCTGGGTCACTGCTTCGACCTGGGCCACACCCTGAACGGTGTGATGGGCCAGGGCTTCGACTACCTCAACCGCGTCCTCACCGTTGACCAGGTCACCGAGCATTTGCCGCAGCGAATTGTGGACCAGTCGTACTCGTCCGCCAcgctgccagcagcaggagcagcagcagggaccAATACTCGCAGTCGGCTCACCCAACTGAAGTTGAAGCAGCCTAGCAGCCAGCTTCTGGACAATTACCACGGCCAGCGGCGCAACGATAGCTTCTACTTTGCCCGCAACTGTGCCGTGATACTGGCCCACCACCGCTGGCTGAGCCCGAACCCTCCCTGTGCCACTGAGACGGCGGCGGCCATCCACCTGTCCAAGGCCAGCCGCGAGATCGTGTCCTCGACGCCGCTGCGGCTCGTCGAGCTGCGCTGCAACCTCAACAGCCTGGTGGCCCACTACGAAGAGCTGTGCGCCGGCGacaagcaacagcaggagcaccgCTTCCAGCTACCCGCCTCCCTGTGGCACCTTCTGGCCGAGCAGCGCACGCACTACGTCTTCGTCCTGACCGCGTCCGGGGACACCAAGAGATTGGCCTGCGACGACGCCGAAGCCGAGGCCGATTCCCACTAG
- the LOC6901873 gene encoding uncharacterized protein — protein MFQATELRSCLLLQMLLEANVYVSAFWAVNYLFYIVVHMDQLWSFDTLGLLLAYVLAVGSEIVRLHATFAVNLRPENASMWLLLTVTPCVLFPSMVYLRLSLGDDARLWPHSISYAVLALIGLEVIAILVHNISKELDETNRQLADVSTHQSPAPQNENQRTPRMD, from the exons ATGTTCCAAGCGACTGAGCTGCGGTCCTGTCTGCTGCTCCAGATGCTGCTGGAGGCGAATGTCTACGTGTCCGCATTTTGGGCCGTGAACTATCTGTTCTACATAGTCGTTCAC ATGGACCAGCTATGGAGCTTCGATACCTTGGGCCTGTTACTGGCATATGTGCTGGCCGTGGGCTCGGAGATAGTGCGTCTGCATGCCACCTTTGCGGTGAATCTACGCCCAGAGAACGCCTCGATGTGGCTGCTCTTAACAGTGACGCCGTGTGTCCTGTTCCCGTCCATGGTCTACCTCCGCCTATCGTTGGGAGATGACGCCCGCCTCTGGCCTCACAGCATCTCGTATGCGGTGCTGGCTCTGATCGGCCTGGAGGTGATTGCGATCCTGGTACACAACATAAGCAAAGAGCTGGATGAGACGAATCGGCAACTGGCGGATGTTAGCACGCATCAGAGCCCTGCCCCTCAGAATGAGAATCAGAGGACGCCTCGCATGGACTAA